One Pleuronectes platessa chromosome 9, fPlePla1.1, whole genome shotgun sequence genomic region harbors:
- the LOC128447852 gene encoding single-stranded DNA-binding protein 3, with protein MMGPHGQPFMSPRYPGGPRPALRMPNQPPGGIPGSQPLLPNSLDPTRPQGHPNMGGPMRMNPPRGMGGMGPQNYGGGMRPPPNSMGPGMPGMNMGPGGRGPWPNPNSNSIAYSSSSPGNYVGPPGGGGPPGTPIMPSPGDSTNSSENIYTMMNPIGPGGNRPNFPMGPGPDGPMGGMGGMEQHHMNGSLGSGDMDGLPKNSPNNMAGMNNPPGTPRDDGEMAGNFLNPFQSESYSPNMTMSV; from the exons ATGATGGGACCTCACGGACAG CCATTCATGTCTCCACGGTACCCAGGTGGCCCCAGGCCCGCCCTCCGTATGCCAAATCAGCCTCCTGGGGGCATCCCCGGGTCACAGCCTCTCCTGCCAAACAGCCTGGACCCCACCAGACCTCAAG GACATCCAAACATGGGAGGTCCAATGAGAATGAATCCCCCCCGAGGCATGGGAGGGATGGGTCCCCAG AACTACGGTGGAGGGATGAGGCCTCCTCCGAACTCCATGGGGCCAGGGATGCCCGGCATGAACAT GGGTCCTGGTGGAAGAGGTCCGTGGCCGAACCCCAACTCAAACTCA ATAGCATATTCATCTTCATCTCCAGGCAACTACGTG GGCCCTCCAGGGGGAGGCGGCCCACCAggaactcccatcatgcctAGCCCCGGAG ATTCAACAAACTCGAGTGAAAACATCTACACAATGATGAACCCCATCGGCCCTGGTGGAAATAGACCTAAT TTCCCGATGGGACCGGGTCCTGACGGGCCAATGGGGGGAATGGGTGGTATGGAGCAGCATCATATGAACGGGTCACTAG GCTCCGGTGACATGGATGGGTTGCCAAAG AATTCTCCCAACAACATGGCAGGCATGAACAATCCCCCCGGCACTCCGCGGGATGACGGCGAGATGGCAGGCAACTTTTTAAACCCATTCCAAAGTGAAAGT TATTCACCCAACATGACGATGAgtgtgtga
- the tmem59l gene encoding transmembrane protein 59-like, producing VCFPPQSQPEMEYSLPELQAPRSNVADKPWPQLHSHTQRPHGVRGHGEKGASKAGGKGKHPVQHTDDPTAEHDFLGCMSRRSGLPRWILAACLFLSIMVMLWLSCASLVTAPEQHIKTQLSINGDKEFLDNAHKVNPYHLTPVIAVTVKQSDESQEAGPLPVKVDLNKTCV from the exons gtgtgttttcctcctcagagCCAGCCGGAGATGGAGTACTCTCTGCCCGAGCTGCAGGCTCCTCGATCCAACGTGGCCGACAAACCCTGGCCTCAGCTCCACTCTCACACCCAGAGACCTCATG GCGTGAGGGGACACGGAGAGAAGGGAGCATCCAAAGCAGGAGGTAAAGGGAAGCACCCTGTCCAGCACACAGACGACCCCACAGCTGAGCACGACTTCCTCGGCTGCATGTCAAg ACGTTCGGGTCTTCCTCGGTGGATTTTAGCGgcctgtctcttcctgtccatCATGGTCATGTTGTGGCTCAGCTGTGCCAGCCTCGTCACCGCACCAGAGCAGCACATCAAGacgcag CTGAGCATCAACGGAGATAAGGAGTTTCTGGACAATGCCCACAAAGTCAACCCGTACCACCTGACTCCCGTGATCGCTGTCACCGTGAAACAGTCGGATGAGAGCCAGGAGGCGGGGCCGCTGCCGGTGAAAGTTGACCTCAACAAAACTTGTGTTTAG